One genomic window of Melanotaenia boesemani isolate fMelBoe1 chromosome 20, fMelBoe1.pri, whole genome shotgun sequence includes the following:
- the LOC121631168 gene encoding GTPase IMAP family member 1-like, which yields MLKDCLALALPGPHIFLLVLQVGRFTQGECEILTHMQRIFGREVVEHTIILFVHVDGNQFRPQKINDYVAGAHSTLQDLVQKFGSRYFELSVTKPESVLSYPQVKELLSGIYKLVASHGGRSYSVKRFSLQELQERKNVIVQGKEGALEGNYLLRGD from the coding sequence ATGTTGAAAGACTGCCTGGCTTTGGCTTTACCAGGACCGCATATCTTTCTGCTTGTGCTCCAGGTGGGACGTTTCACCCAGGGAGAGTGTGAgatactcacacacatgcagaggaTCTTTGGACGAGAGGTTGTGGAGCACACAATTATCCTTTTTGTCCATGTTGATGGAAACCAGTTCAGGCCTCAGAAGATCAATGACTATGTCGCTGGAGCTCATTCAACGCTGCAGGATCTCGTCCAGAAGTTTGGAAGTCGTTATTTTGAGCTGAGTGTCACAAAGCCAGAGAGTGTTTTGAGCTATCCTCAGGTGAAAGAGCTGCTTTCAGGAATCTACAAACTGGTTGCCTCACATGGAGGTCGCTCCTACTCAGTGAAAAGATTTTCTCTTCAAGAgctgcaggaaagaaaaaacgTGATAGTACAGGGGAAAGAAGGTGCATTGGAAGGTAATTACTTACTGAGAGGTGATTAA
- the LOC121631165 gene encoding uncharacterized protein LOC121631165 — MSCNSETNAKRMMVVISMVEEWSSLKNLLQVSSEDNDHQVVFSSLGPNQVCDLIVEGDSISLHYAGLKEDMTEEGICQVIDSCFKSCSDGICTFLLLIQGGCYTKKERRLIDILQTQFGAEALKYLVILSVEDGKVTDTLDDTLLDLINDCDGRYCRITSSTASGGLHSLFEMVSYMLTENCVAGYTEAMLAESKRRCADDSAMNMLKQKVEELEERVQAFQKLVQQQEVRRARELEELKTKHAEERKKETAEKQKYDAKRESLHEAVMSHRAMLQLQMRASDV, encoded by the exons ATGTCCTGCA aCAGTGAAACTAATGCAAAGCGGATGATGGTGGTTATATCCATGGTGGAAGAGTGGTCCTCTCTGAAAAATCTGCTGCAGGTTAGTTCTGAAGATAATGATCACCAGGTAGTCTTTAGTTCTCTGGGACCAAACCAAGTCTGCGACCTTATAGTGGAGGGTGACTCTATCAGCTTGCACTATGCAGGATTAAAAGAAGACATGACAGAGGAGGGCATCTGCCAGGTGATAGATAGCTGCTTTAAGTCCTGCAGTGATGGAATCTGTACATTTCTCCTGCTGATTCAAGGTGGATGCTAcacaaagaaggaaagaagattGATAGACATCCTGCAGACACAGTTTGGAGCTGAGGCTTTAAAATATCTTGTTATTCTCTCTGTGGAAGATGGAAAGGTTACTGACACACTAGATGACACGCTCTTGGATTTAATAAATGATTGTGATGGCAGATACTGTCGAATAACATCATCTACTGCAAGTGGCGGGCTGCATTCATTATTCGAAATGGTGAGCTACATGCTGACTGAAAACTGTGTGGCTGGTTACACTGAAGCCATGCTAGCTGAATCAAAGAGAAGGTGTGCAGACGACTCGGCCATGAACATGCTTAAACAGAAGGTGGAAGAATTAGAAGAGAGAGTGCAGGCTTTCCAAAAACTGGTTCAACAACAAGAGGTGAGAAGAGCAAGAGAGTTGGAGGAGCTAAAAACAAAGCATGCtgaggaaagaaagaaggaaacagctGAAAAGCAGAAATATGACGCAAAGAGAGAGAGTCTTCATGAGGCTGTAATGAGCCACAGAGCCATGCTGCAGCTCCAGATGAGAGCATCTGATG TTTAA